The genomic segment GTGTCAACGATCTTTTGCACTTGCGAATGAAGGGTCTTGAGCTATCTTCCCGCTCCAATCGCGCACCCGGCTTGGGGGAGTCGGGCGTGTTTCAAGAACAGATGGTCGCTGCCGCAAAACCTCTCGGGGCTGGTGAGCAGCGTCGCGGTGGGGATCGCTGAAATGCCAACATGCCTGGGTGCGAACCCATGGCTGTTCTGGTTGGAGTGTCGAGTTGCACGGACAGGACATCTTCGTTTCCTACGCCCGGGATGATCAGGGGACTGCGCAGAAATTCGCCGAGGCTTTCGGACAGGAAGGCTTTTCGGTGTGGTGGGATGCCGCGCTCCATTCGGGCGAGACCTTCGACGAGATAATCGAGCAGGAACTGCGCGCGGCCAAGGCCGTGGTGGTGCTGTGGTCGCCGCGTTCGGTCGTTTCCCGCTGGGTGCGCGCCGAAGCCACGCTGGCTGACCGGAACCGCACGTTGGCTCCGGTGATCATTGAGCCTTGCAATCGCCCGATCATCTTCGAACTGACCCATACGGCGGATTTGTGCCATTGGGATGGCGATATTGAAGACGATCACTGGAAGGTGTTCGTCAAGGATGTGCGGCGCCTGGTGGATAGCGGGCGCGCCAAGGATGCGGCTGCCGGCCTGCCGCCGCCGCCGCCGCCGCAGCCGGTCGCGGTCCGCCCGGCACCTCCGCCGTCGCGTTCGGCCCCTGCAACTGCCGATGGCGCTGCCAACGTGAAGATGGACAGCCTGCTGTCGGCAGTGGCTGCCTTGCAGGAAGCGATCATGAAGCAAGGCGGCACACAGGCTGCTGCTGCGATCGAAGAGCCGGAAGAAGAATACGAAGCCACCCAGTTCTACACCCAGTCCGACGAATTCGCGATGATGGGCAGCGATGAACTGCACTGTCTGGAAGTGTCGGTGGGTGATGGGGAGGCGAAGCGCTACATCGTCGGGCCGCTGGGCATAAAGATTGGCCGTGTGGCCCCAGCCGATGTGGTGCTGGCCGATTCAAAGGTTTCGCGTTCGCATTGCACGGTCGAACTGAAAGACAACGATCTCTTCGTGTCGGACCTCAATTCGACCAACGGCACCTATGTCGATGGCCAGCGGGTGATGGGTGCGGCAGTGCTTCCGGTCGGCTCCGTATTGACGGTGGGCCATTACACCTTGGTCCACGAAGTCCGTACCCGCGCGGAAGTCTGATAGTTTCAGGAGGCTGGTCCTGCCGACTGGCCTCCCGAATACAGACCTTGCCTGGCAGGGATTAGCCCGGGATCGTCAGTCGCCGCCCTTCCGCCAGTAGGCGCCAAGCGGCCACATCGCTCAGCATGATGTCGGCGGCGCGGCGGGCAAACTCCTGCAGGCTGGCGGAGTCCTGCGGCCCGGCTTCCCAATGCTTTAGCAGCGCGTTTAGCCCCAGCGAGATCTGGTGCGCACGCCCGGCAATGCCTTCGAAATCGAGGATCACGCGGATGCCGTAGCTGGCCGTGGCGACAGCGGGCAGGCCTGCGGTGATGGTGGTGAGGACATATTTCAGGTCCGTCGCGATATGCTCCGCCGTGAAATAGAGGATCAGCCAGCCTACCGAAGAGGCGAGCACGGCCGCGAACAGCACTTCGCCGAAGCGTTCGATCCGGTGTGCAGCCAGATGCATCCGGTGCGATGTGCTCTCGTTCCAGTTGGCCTGGCTCGTCACTTCCGCGATCAGCGGTTCGGCAGCGATCAGGGTGTGTGAGAGGTCGACAGATTCCATCCCGCAACTGCGCGCAATGGCCCCGGCATACCAGCCATTGGAACCGCCTTCACCCGGATCGGCAATTCCGCGCCCGATGCCAACGCTGCGCAGCATGGTGCACACGCGCAGAAGTTCTGCGACCTGACGGGATTCCAGCCAGCGTTCCTGCCAGCGCATCCGTCCGGCATGGACGGCATTGATCAGCAGCAGTAGAATGGTGACGATTTCCGCCACCACGAACAGCCATTTGTAATGCCCGCCCAACACGCCACTGGCGGCGAGGACGACTGCCATGGCCGCGAGCGAGAAGTTGACGATCACGGCAGAGCGGAAGGCCTGTGCCGCGCGGATCGCGGCATCGTCCCACCAGTGGAAGGCCTCTGCCAATGCGCCCTTGGCCGGGGGATCTTCCCACGCACCGCCCCCCGCGCTCTTGCGGCGGAACCACGGGCGCACACCGGCCAGCTTGAGCAGCAGCGGATAGGCTTCATGGATCAGCGGGTTGGGCGGCATTTCGGCGAGCTTGCGCCATTCCGCCTCTTCCTTGGCATCGCCATAGGTGCCCAGCAGCGAGGCGACAATGTCAGGCAGGATGTCGAGCGAATGGGTGGGCAGATCCATGAAGCGCATCGGCTCGCCATGGATCGATCCGTGAACGGTGATGGAGGCGCCGTCGGGCGGGATCACTACCACCGGCATGGCACGCCGCGCAGCCTGGCCGATGATCTCGCGTGTACCGCCCCGACCGCGTCCCGGCCCACCATCCCAGATGGCAATCAGCAGGTCGCAATTGTCGAGCAGGGTCATCCCCGCTGCCTCATAGGAACGGGGGCGGTCCTCATCATTGCCGTCCAGCACGAGGAGGGCAGAGGCGCGGCCCAGCAGATCGTGGAATTCGGCGCGGGATTCCGCAGTCTCGAAATCCCTCTCATATTCCGGGATCGGGAAGGGCAGGACCACTTCCAGTGTCTCACCGAGGTCCAGTGCGGCCTCGGCGGCCATCCGATCTGCCCCTTCCGCGATGGCGGAAACCATCCGCAGCGGGTGGCGGCCTGCCTGGAACAGGTGACCGGTCGTAATGTGATCCATTGCCTGCTGGATGGTCTTGAGAACCTCGTCCACCCGGGCGCGGACAGCAGGCTTGTCAACGATCCGGTCCGCTCGGTGTCCGGTGATGCCGACACTGAAACCCAGCGAAGGAGGTGGTGCGGAATTGCTCATCGGGCGGAAATCCCGCCTAGAAGGGCTGTCGATTGCATGGTCTCAAGCTCGGCAGACTGTGCCCAGGCGGGCGGTAGATGATGTCGCTTGGTTAGCATGCGCGTGGTGCAGCGCAACAGCCAAGCAATCCATATGCATTGTTTGAAACAAATGACGGGGCCGTTACACAAACCCGGTACGGGAGAATCAGGAAGTCAGAGGGGAAATTCCATGAAGACCAAAATAACGATGCTGGCAGCGACGCTGCTGGCTTCCGGCATGCTGGCGGCTGCACCCGCATCCGCGCAGATGAAACCGTTGAGCGATCCGGTGATTGCCCATCCGGACCCGGTCTCGCTGTTCAACAGCAGCGATCCCAAGCTGCATAAGAACAAGCAGGCTGCGCTGCACATCATGAAGGAACTGCTGCAGTGCAATCAGTGGACCCGTGCGCCGGAATGGATCACGGACCGCTATATCCAGCATAATCCCTTCGCCGCATCGGGCCTGAAGGGCGTGATGGATTATTTCATCAACGTGGCGAAGCGCCCCGAGGACAAGGAGTGCAAGACGCTCACCTCGCCCATCGTGGCTGTTCAGGCGGAAGGCGATTACGTCACCGTGCTGACAGTGCGCGCCCTGCCGATGCCGGGCGATCCGACCAAGACCTATACCACCACCTGGTTCGACACCTGGCGGTTCGTGGACGGCAAGGCGGATCAGCACTGGGATCCGGCCAGCCTGCCTGAAGGTGGCCCGCCGGCAGTCGGCAGCGTGGATTCCGAACTGCGCCGCGCCAAGGATCGCGAGGAGATCGAGGCGCTGATGTGGCGTTACGACCGCGCGCTCGACAGGTTCAATGCCGATGCCTACGCGTCGGCCTTCACGGAAGACGGCTCATTCGGCGAAACCAAGGGCCGCGATGCCCTGCGCAAGATGATCGCGGACTTCACCAAGGACGGGAAGGCAGCACCCAAGCTGCAGCACGCTACCAGCAACCAGTGGATCGAATTCACTGGCCCGAACACCGCCAAGATCCACTATTACTGGCAGACCTACGGTTTGAGCGCGACCGGCAAGCTGGACGATCCGCCGAAGTTGCTGGCCGTGGGCAATGGCATCGACGAAGTCGTGCGCGTGGAAGGCAAGTGGCTGTTCCACAGCCGCAAGGTCGTGGCTCCGGAAGATTGAGGAACGGGCGGGGCTGGGGCTATTCCCCCAGCTTTGCTTCCTCCAGCTTTACCAGGCGCCACAGTGTCTCGGTAACGGGGGCTTCGGCCCCCGCCTTTTTGGCGGCTTCCACGATGGCGCCGTTGATCGAATCCACTTCGGTGCGCCGTCCGGCCTTCACGTCCTGCAGCATGGAAGCTTCATGATCGGCATGGTCGGTCATTGAAACCAGTGTCAGGTCGTGGATCGGTTTTGAGGAAATGGCATAGCCATTGGCATTCGCCGCCGCCGTGCCTTCTTCCACCACCGCATGGATCATCCCGCGCGCTTCCTGCTTTTCGAGGAAGAAGCCCGGCGTGCGGCGGGTGAGGGCGCAAAGCGGGTTCATGGCGGCATTGAAGATCGCCTTTTCCCAGATCGCTTCGTGGATCTTCGGCTCCAGCTTTGCGGTCATTCCACCCTGCGTCAGCTTTTCAGCAACTTGAGCTGCAAAGCTCTCGTCCTGTGTGAAAGCGGGATAGAGCCGCGAGCCGCCTTCGCCCATGGAGCGGACCTTACCCGGACCTTCCAGATCGGCTGGCAGGGAAGCGATGCCCACCAGTACGCGATCCCTCGGCACATGGGCGGCGATCCGTTCCGCATTGCCGAGGCCGTTCTGCAGGGTGAGGACGTGCGTGTCAGGTCCGATCAGATGAGCGGCGCCGACCATGGCTCCATCGGTGTGGAACACCTTGGTGAAGACCAGCAGCAGGTCCATGATCCCTTCCGCATCTTGCGGCAGGCGGGCGGGCAGGGGCAGCACTTCGTGCCCGGCACGGGTTTCCAGCTCTAGGCCGTGTTCATTGATCGCGTCGATATGCGGGCGATTTACGTCCACCAGCGTCACGGCACAGCCCGCGCGGTGGAAAGCGGCTGCATAGAGGCAGCCCATGGCTCCCGCGCCGACGATTGCGATCTTCATTCTTCTCTCCCCTATGCCGCGTGTTGTCGCGGTCACTTCGCCGGGCTGTAACCGAAATCCGGTGTCCGGCGGAAAAGCATGTCTGCCCGCTGCGGCATGGATGCCCAGACGGCGCGTGTGAAGCGTTCGTAATGCTGGACAAAGCGGGTCACGCCTGCCCGGTCCATGCGGGGGCGGTCGCTACCGGCGGCCAGCCCGTCTTCCTGCTTCAGGCGCGATGCAATAACGGTTTCGATATCCGGCACTTCTATCGACACGAGCAGGGCGAAGCGATCCCAGATGGCGGGATATGCCTCCGCTAGCTCGCTCAGTGACCAGCGGAACCAGTCTCCTGCCGGGTCTTCTTCCGCTTCCAGTTCGTTGATCGGGCCGGTCCATGCGGGCACATCTTCAGCGTGCAGGCCCACGCACCAGCCTTCCAGCAGGATCGCATCGGGGCGGCCTTCAAAGTCGGGCCATTCCTCGCGGCTTACCCGGTCGTCATCCAGCTTGTCGAAGCGGGGCAGAGGCGTGCGACTGTCCGGCTCGGCCTTGGTTAGCGCGTTGAGTGTGTCGGCCATCAGCAGCACGTCATGCGTGCCGGGCACGCCGCGTGTCTCGCACATCGGGTGAACCAGCCGGGCAAGCTGGAGGCGGGGCGGCTTGCCGAAGTAGAAATCGTCCAGCGAAAGCAGGGCCGGGCGCATTCCATGGAAGCGTTCCAGCGCGATGCCGATCAACTGGGTGAGCGTGGACTTGCCAGAGCCTTGCGCGCCATTGATCCCGATGACAGGGGGCGCCGCGCCGCGCGGCAAATGAGCTATCCGTTCCGCGACGAGGCAGGCCGCCTCGGCAGAGGAATGGTTGGCGGGGAAGCCTTCAGGCAGGAAGGCGAGCAATTCCTCGGGCCGGGACATTACCCGCCGATAAAGCCTGCGCCGAGCAGCATCAACAGGCGTACGTCGATCCCGTGCCCCTTTGCCCGGAATTCGGCAATTGTTTCGGCCATGCGGCTCAATTTCACGCGGTGGACAGTGATATTCTCCTCATCCGTGCCGCCACCTTCGCCCACTTTCGTCAGGCCGGTGGCCTTCAGCAGAGTGAAGCTTTCGCTGACCATACCGGGGGACGAGAAATACTCGCCCAGATTTTCCCACTGGGCCGCGTGATAGCCGGTCTCTTCCTCCAGCTCGCGCTGGGCGGCATCGAGCGCATGTTCGCCTTCCGCGCCAGCATCGTCACCGATCAGCCCGGCAGGCAGCTCGAGGCAGGGGCGGCCAAGCGGCACCCGGAATTGCTCGACCAGGATCACTTCGTCGCCATCCAGCGCGAGAATGACAGCGGCGCGGATATCGCGTGCGCGGCTGACATATTCCCACTTGCCGCGGGTTTTGGCGATGATGAAGCGGCCCTGCCAATGGATTTCCTCCGGCATGCTTGCCTCGGGCGGAATTTTCGTTGCGGTCATACTTCGATCAGTCGGTCCGGCAGTTCGTTGCGATCATCTTCGGCGCGGGGGAAGTGCTGGGCAAGGATCGCGCCCACATCCTTCACGCCCACGGCCATCCCGTCACCGATCCGGCCGTCCTTGATATGGGTCAGCATGTCCACCATCGCCTCGCCCCAGACGGTCGGCTCCACCTTGGCCGCAATCGCTTCGTCTGCGACGATCTCTGCGCGATGTTCGCGCATGGAAAGATAGATCAGGATGCCGGTGCGGCCATGGGTGCGCCGTTCCGCGCCCACCTTGAAGAAGCTGATTGCACGGTCCCGCACACGGGCGGCCTTGACCGAAGGGGGGATCAGGAAGAATTTCAGGGGCTGAATCAGCTGCAGAAGCATCATCGCGATGAATTTCACTACGCCGATTGCCATGACGATGGAGAGCAACTCGCGATGCGTCCATTCATGGCCCCACAGGCCGAAAATCCGGTCAATCAGCCCAAGATAGAAATCGGGAAAGGCCGAGAACAGCGCCATGGCCAGAAAGCTGACCGCGACCGACCAGGCAAAGGCGATGTCGACATAACCGTCGGACCGGTCGGTCACGATGGTCACGATTTCGCCTGCAGTCTCTGCCTCCGCAGCGCCAACGGCGTTGCTGACCTTGGTGCGTTCTTCGTCGGACAGGGTGATGCTTGCCATGGATATTCCCCTCACCAACTGCCCGATGCGCCGCCGCCACCGGACATGCCGCCGCCGAAGCCGCCGAAGCCGCCACCACCACCGCCGCCGCCTCCCCAGCGGCCGCCATCATGGCGGCGGCCGCGCGTGGCAGCGTTGAGGGCTTCCCACAGGATGATGTTGCCCACTGCATTACCGAAACCGCTGCGGCGATAGCCGCGGTTGCGACGGCCGAACACGCCCACAAAGAACACGATCAGCACGATCCAGAAGATGATTCCGCCGATGCTGGGGGCACTATCGGACTGGCGTTGTTTCTCTGCCGCAGCTGCCGCTTCCGCAATGGCCTTCGCGTCTTCAGGCGAACGGTCGAGCTGGGCGACGATGGCGTTCACACCGGCGTCGATCCCGCCGGCCATGTCGCCTTCCTTGAATCGCGGAGTGATTTCGTCACGGATGATGCGGCCTGACAGGATGTCGGTCAGATAGGGCGTGGCGCCATAGCCGACCTCGATCCGCACCTTGCGTTCGTTGGGGGCAACCAGCAGCAGCACGCCCATGTCGCGCTCTGCCCCGCCGATGCCCCAGGTTTCGAACAGCTTGGGTGCATAGCTCTCGATAGTGTCGCCATCGAGGCTGGGCACGGTCGCCACGATCACCGCGCGGCCGGTTTTGGCGTTGTAGTCGCGCAGCCGCACATCCATCGCGGCTTCCTGCTGATCGGGGATCAGATTGGCGCCATCGTAGACTGGCCCGGCCGGTCGCGGCGGCATTGCCGCCTGTGCGGGGGTGGCCAGCCCTGCCAGCAGGAAAACCGCCAGCAGGGCATTGATCACGGCGAGCGCAACGCCACGCAGGTTGGGCAGGGCCATCGGACGATATCCGTCTGGAGGCCGGCTCAGTTCGTCGGGGCGGCGGAAGAGGGCGCGCCGGCCATGCCGCCGAAGTCCACCTTCGGGGCCTGCTTGGCGCCTTCCTCGGCCTTGAAATATTCCATCGGCTTGGCGCCATAGACGATCTTGGCAGCCATGATCGACGGGAAGGTGCGGATTTCGGTGTTATAATCCTGTGCCTTCTCGTTGTAGCGGATGCGTTCCACGTTCACCTGGTTTTCCGCGCCTTCCAGAGCCACCATCAGATCCTTGAAGTCCTGCTGGCTCTGGAGCTGGGGATAGGCTTCCACGATAGTGCGCAGCTGGCCCAGTGCCTGCGTCAGCTGGTTCTGCGCGGCCTGGAACTTGGCGAATTCCTCGGGATTCGAAAGATCGTCGGTCGTGATGTTGATCGAAGTCGCGCGGGCGCGGGCTTCCACCACATTGGTGAGGATCTGGTTTTCGGAGCCGGCAGCGGCCTTCACCGTTTCGACGAGATTGGGAATGAGGTCGGCGCGGCGCTGATAGGCGCTTTCCACCGTGCCCCACTGGGCCTTGGCGGCTTCTTCCTTGGTCGGCACGCTGTTGATGCCGCAGGCCGCGAGGCCGAGCGCGGCAACAGCCACGACGGCAAGGCGTGTGATGCGGGCGGTGAGCGAGCTGGTCATGGCGATCGTTCCTCCATGCCGCCGGTTCCTGTGGGCGGCTTACTGTATTGCTTAGATAGCACGGTGGGTGCCGCGTTCAAGGATAACCGGATAGGGCATGCTTGTGACAATTGCGCAAAGCTGGCAGTGTGAAGTCTACATCGAGAGCTTGGAGGGAAAGTGAATGCTCAAGGAATTCAAGGAGTTCATCGCAAGAGGTAATGTGATGGACCTGGCCGTGGGCGTCATCATCGGCGCTGCCTTTTCCGCCATCGTCACTTCTCTGACCGACAGCGTGATCATGCCGGTGGTCGGCGCGATCATCGGCAATGTAGATTTTTCGGACCAGTATATCGTGCTCAGCGGCGATGTGGCGCCGGGCACTCCGCTGGCCGCCGCCAAGGAAGCCGGGGCGAACATCCTGGCATGGGGCGCCTTCATTTCCGCCGTGATCAATTTCCTGATCCTGGCCTTCGTGATCTTCCTGATGGTTCGCACGGTGAACAAGGTGCTGCGCAAGCAGGAAGAAGCCGCTCCGCCGCCGCCCGCCGGGCCGAGCGAGATCGATCTGCTGACCGAAATCAGGGACGCGCTGAAGAAGTAAGGAAGGTGGCCATCCAGCCACTTCCCATTCAGCAAAGCGCCCCTATATAGGGCCTGCCGGTTTCGGCCGGCTATGGCGATAAATTGCGGTGTGCAATAGGCACAGCGGACCCGGGGGCAGTACCCGGCGGCTCCACCACCTCCTCCGTTGTCGCGGGGGAAATGACGGGGCCGAACCAGGATCGACGTGTGTTGAAAAGCACTGTTTTCGCCCGGGCTGAGTAACCCGTTAAAGGCTCAAAACTCATAAGTGCCAACGACAACGAAGCACTCGCTCTCGCGGCGTAATGTGACGGCCTAACGGCCTGAATTTACAAAGCTAAAGCGCGGTTGGACCCACCGGGCAACAGAAGTGGATTCCGGGGGCTCGGGGGAGCCTAGCAACAGAATCCCCCACCTCACTCACATCGTGATTGTGCCCATGCCAGGCTAGGGCGGCAGGCGTTCAGCGAGACGCTTGGGCTATCGCTTCTGCCTCGGAGGCGCGTTTTTCCCGTTCAAGCTTCAGGCAATCGAGAATCTTGCCGCCAGCCATGAATACTGCGCCGGTGCAGGCGAGGAACAGCAGCTTGCCGCCAAAGCCCGGATATTGCCCCAGATAGGCACTGCCGCGTTCCACTGCACCCAATGCCAGAGCGTAGATGATCAGAAAGGCCTCGACCTTCGTCCTGATCATAAACAGCCTTCTGACTTTGGCGAACATGCGTGGCCCTCTTGCTTAACGCAGTGAAGAGCAACGATCATGCCAGACGCAGAAATCCGTGCAACTAAATGGTTAACATTATCCTAAGGTGTAAAGCTGACCGACAGGGTCAGGCGAGGTCGGCCAGGTCCAGCGCTTCGATCAATCTGAGCCGTGCGGTGGCCACTTCATGTTCGAGCGTGGTGGAGCCGAGCGTCGCCGGGTCGATCTGGGCGGGCCACCATTCCTCCACAACCGAAGCGATCGTCTGCACCTTCGCCGGGGTGAGCAGGAAGCGGGGATCGACGGCTTGTGGATCAGCAACCACGCGCAGGCGCAGGCAGGCCGGGCCGCCGCCATTGGCCATGCTCTGCTTCACATCCACCGGGATTACCCGGCGGATCGGGCCGTTGCCCGCCAGCATGTTGTCCAGCCAGCCGCGCACGGTGGGGCTTTCATGGGCTTCCATCGGGATCACCAGCGCGATCTCGCCAGTCGGCAGGGTGAGAAGCTGGGCGTTGAACAGATAGGTGCGGATGGCTTCCTGCAGGCTGACGGCACTGGCCGGAACGATGACGATTTCCGCCTCGGGCATCTTCTCGCGGATCGCGGCATAGGTGCCTTCGGGATCGGCAAAGGCCAGTTCATGCGTGAACAGCACTCGCTCATTCGCCACGGCAACCACATCGTTGTGGAATGCGCCCGCGGTGATGGCATCCGGGTTCTGTTCAACGAACAGCACGGCGTCGGGATTGAGGCCATGGGCACGGGCCACGATGCGGCTGGCCTGTTCGTGCTGACGTGCGGGGAAGGGGCCGCCGCGCCTGCCATAGACGAAGATTTCCAGTCCGGCGTCGCCATGCGTGCGGCACATACGCATGTGGTTTGCCGCGCCTTCGTCTCCGAAGCAGGCCGGCACCGGATCATGCACGGCGAAATGTGCCTCGTCGGCAAAGGCCAGCCGAAGCTGGCGCGCCGTGTCGGGCCATTCCTGATAGCGATGTGGCATGGTGACGAGGTTTGCCGTGGTCAGATGGCAGCGCCCGTCACGTGTATCGGGGCCGGGCGAGACAGTGGCAGCATTGGCCGTCCACATGGACGAGGCAGACCATGCCGCTGCGATCAATCCGTGATCCGTATTCCCGTCCGCCGCGATCTGGGTCAGGAAACGGTGATTGGGGCGAGGCAGGGGCAGGAAAAAGCCCTGTGGCAGGCCCAGCTCCATATTTCCCTGCATCTTGGCAAGGCCCTGCAAGGCGGCCGCGCGCGGATAGGAGATTTCCCCCGCATGGGCCGTTGCGGCGAGATTGCCCAGGCTGAGGCCGGCATAATTGTGGCTGGGGCCGACCAGCCCGTCAAAGTTGATTTCGACCAGCGTCACCGGGCCACGCTCCACACCTCGTCACCGGGCGTCACGTCGAGGATGTCCGCGGCGCGGGAATCGATCGAGATATTGCCGTCGGCATCAATGCTGCGCGCGCCATAGCAGCAGCGGAAGGTGGAAAGATGGCCAGTGGCGATCAGCGCACGTTCGCCCATGTCCACTTCGGTCGCGACCACGGTGCAGCACTTGGAATTGCGCACGCTTTCCACCTTGTCGGTCCGCGCGGTCATGGTCGGGCCGCCGTCGAAAATGTCGACATAGCCCTCGAAATTGAAGCCTTCGGCCTCCAGCATGCGCATGGCGGCGCGGCCGGTGGGGTGGGGCACGCCGATGGCGTTGCGCGCATCGTCATCCAGCATGGCAATATAGACCGGGTGTTTGGGCATCAGGTCAGCGATGAACTGGTTGCCGTTGATGGCGTTGAAGTAATCCGCTTCCTGAAAACTCATGCCGAAGAAGCGGCCTGCCACGCCATCCCAGAAGGGCGAGCCGCCGCGTTCGTCGATAATGCCGCGTAGTTCCGCCAGAATGCGGTCCGCAAAGCGTTTGCGGTGCATGGCGATGAACAGATAGCGGCTGCGGGCCAGCAACATGCCAAGGCCGCCTGCGCGCTCGTTGGGGTGCAGGAACAGCCCGCCCACTTCGCTGGACCCTTCCAGATCGGTGACGAGGCTGAGCAGTTCGGCACGCACCGTGCGGTCCAGTTCCTGCGAATGCTGGGTCAGCGTGGTGAGACGATAGGAATAGAAGGGCCAGAGTTGCCCGACCTGCGTGAACAGCTGGCAAGTGCCGCGCACTTCGCGCGTTTCCACATTTTCCAGCACCAGCACGAACACTTCGTCCGCCATCTCGCCATCGGGGCGGGTGAAGGCGGTCTGGGCGCGTTCCAGCTTGGCGGAGAGCGCCTTGCGATCGGGCGGCAGGTTAGTGAAACCCCCGCCGGTCAGCTTGGCCATCTGGTACAGCGGTTCGAGGTCCGCGGCAGTCGCGGCGCGCAGGCGAAAACTCAAAGCGGGGCTCCCACAGACAGGCGTTGAAGGACAAGCGCGGACAGGGCCGCACGTTCGCGAAGCGAAGAAACGATCATGAATTCCTGCGGTGAATGAATAGACCCGCCGCGCACGCCCATCGTATCGACCACAGGCACGCCGCATGCGGCGATGTTGTTGCCATCGCACACGCCGCCGCTGTTCTGCCAGTTAAGGGTCTGATTCAATTCTGCGCCACAAGCCTTTACCAGATCGAACAATTTCTGCGCCCGGCCATCCACCGGCTTGGGTGGGCGCGTGATCCCGCCATGGACGTGGAAGGCAACCTCAAGCTCGCTGGAAAGCTCCGCCAGAAGTGCCGCAAATGCGGCCTCGAAACCCTCCGCCGCCTCGGTCGAGCGCGGGCGGATGTTGAAGCGCAGAACGGCGTTATCGGGCACCACATTATTCGCGCTGCCGCCTTCAATCTTCGCCGGATTGACGCTGAGGCCCGCATGATCGAGCGCCTTCAGGGCCACGGCCAGCCGGGCCGCCGCGACCACGGCATTGCGCCCGTCCTGCGGATTGCGCCCGGCATGGGCGGATTTGCCGGTGACGGTGATGGAGTAGTTCCCGCTGCCGCCGCGCGCATGGGCAAGGGTGCCGTCGGGCAGGGCGGAAGGCTCATAAGTCAGCGCGGCATATTTGCCCTTCGACAGCGCGGAAATCAGCGGCGCGGAGGACAGCGATCCGGTTTCCTCGTCCGAATTGATCATCACGTCGTAACCGACCTGAGAGGCACCTACGGTAGCCTCAAAGGCACGCAAGGCCGCCAGAATGACACTCAACCCGCCCTTCATATCCGCCGTACCCGGCCCGTTGAGCGTATCGGCATCCAACCAGGTGAGCGACTGGAAGGGATGGTCGGCAGGGAACACCGTGTCCATATGGCCGGTCAGCAGAAAGCGCCGTTCCGCATCGGGGCGGACG from the Erythrobacter sp. SG61-1L genome contains:
- a CDS encoding NUDIX hydrolase, producing the protein MTATKIPPEASMPEEIHWQGRFIIAKTRGKWEYVSRARDIRAAVILALDGDEVILVEQFRVPLGRPCLELPAGLIGDDAGAEGEHALDAAQRELEEETGYHAAQWENLGEYFSSPGMVSESFTLLKATGLTKVGEGGGTDEENITVHRVKLSRMAETIAEFRAKGHGIDVRLLMLLGAGFIGG
- a CDS encoding nuclear transport factor 2 family protein — protein: MKTKITMLAATLLASGMLAAAPASAQMKPLSDPVIAHPDPVSLFNSSDPKLHKNKQAALHIMKELLQCNQWTRAPEWITDRYIQHNPFAASGLKGVMDYFINVAKRPEDKECKTLTSPIVAVQAEGDYVTVLTVRALPMPGDPTKTYTTTWFDTWRFVDGKADQHWDPASLPEGGPPAVGSVDSELRRAKDREEIEALMWRYDRALDRFNADAYASAFTEDGSFGETKGRDALRKMIADFTKDGKAAPKLQHATSNQWIEFTGPNTAKIHYYWQTYGLSATGKLDDPPKLLAVGNGIDEVVRVEGKWLFHSRKVVAPED
- a CDS encoding LemA family protein, coding for MTSSLTARITRLAVVAVAALGLAACGINSVPTKEEAAKAQWGTVESAYQRRADLIPNLVETVKAAAGSENQILTNVVEARARATSINITTDDLSNPEEFAKFQAAQNQLTQALGQLRTIVEAYPQLQSQQDFKDLMVALEGAENQVNVERIRYNEKAQDYNTEIRTFPSIMAAKIVYGAKPMEYFKAEEGAKQAPKVDFGGMAGAPSSAAPTN
- a CDS encoding DUF4231 domain-containing protein; protein product: MSNSAPPPSLGFSVGITGHRADRIVDKPAVRARVDEVLKTIQQAMDHITTGHLFQAGRHPLRMVSAIAEGADRMAAEAALDLGETLEVVLPFPIPEYERDFETAESRAEFHDLLGRASALLVLDGNDEDRPRSYEAAGMTLLDNCDLLIAIWDGGPGRGRGGTREIIGQAARRAMPVVVIPPDGASITVHGSIHGEPMRFMDLPTHSLDILPDIVASLLGTYGDAKEEAEWRKLAEMPPNPLIHEAYPLLLKLAGVRPWFRRKSAGGGAWEDPPAKGALAEAFHWWDDAAIRAAQAFRSAVIVNFSLAAMAVVLAASGVLGGHYKWLFVVAEIVTILLLLINAVHAGRMRWQERWLESRQVAELLRVCTMLRSVGIGRGIADPGEGGSNGWYAGAIARSCGMESVDLSHTLIAAEPLIAEVTSQANWNESTSHRMHLAAHRIERFGEVLFAAVLASSVGWLILYFTAEHIATDLKYVLTTITAGLPAVATASYGIRVILDFEGIAGRAHQISLGLNALLKHWEAGPQDSASLQEFARRAADIMLSDVAAWRLLAEGRRLTIPG
- a CDS encoding TPM domain-containing protein; this encodes MALPNLRGVALAVINALLAVFLLAGLATPAQAAMPPRPAGPVYDGANLIPDQQEAAMDVRLRDYNAKTGRAVIVATVPSLDGDTIESYAPKLFETWGIGGAERDMGVLLLVAPNERKVRIEVGYGATPYLTDILSGRIIRDEITPRFKEGDMAGGIDAGVNAIVAQLDRSPEDAKAIAEAAAAAEKQRQSDSAPSIGGIIFWIVLIVFFVGVFGRRNRGYRRSGFGNAVGNIILWEALNAATRGRRHDGGRWGGGGGGGGGFGGFGGGMSGGGGASGSW
- a CDS encoding TIR domain-containing protein produces the protein MHGQDIFVSYARDDQGTAQKFAEAFGQEGFSVWWDAALHSGETFDEIIEQELRAAKAVVVLWSPRSVVSRWVRAEATLADRNRTLAPVIIEPCNRPIIFELTHTADLCHWDGDIEDDHWKVFVKDVRRLVDSGRAKDAAAGLPPPPPPQPVAVRPAPPPSRSAPATADGAANVKMDSLLSAVAALQEAIMKQGGTQAAAAIEEPEEEYEATQFYTQSDEFAMMGSDELHCLEVSVGDGEAKRYIVGPLGIKIGRVAPADVVLADSKVSRSHCTVELKDNDLFVSDLNSTNGTYVDGQRVMGAAVLPVGSVLTVGHYTLVHEVRTRAEV
- a CDS encoding 2-dehydropantoate 2-reductase, with protein sequence MKIAIVGAGAMGCLYAAAFHRAGCAVTLVDVNRPHIDAINEHGLELETRAGHEVLPLPARLPQDAEGIMDLLLVFTKVFHTDGAMVGAAHLIGPDTHVLTLQNGLGNAERIAAHVPRDRVLVGIASLPADLEGPGKVRSMGEGGSRLYPAFTQDESFAAQVAEKLTQGGMTAKLEPKIHEAIWEKAIFNAAMNPLCALTRRTPGFFLEKQEARGMIHAVVEEGTAAANANGYAISSKPIHDLTLVSMTDHADHEASMLQDVKAGRRTEVDSINGAIVEAAKKAGAEAPVTETLWRLVKLEEAKLGE
- the mscL gene encoding large conductance mechanosensitive channel protein MscL; this translates as MLKEFKEFIARGNVMDLAVGVIIGAAFSAIVTSLTDSVIMPVVGAIIGNVDFSDQYIVLSGDVAPGTPLAAAKEAGANILAWGAFISAVINFLILAFVIFLMVRTVNKVLRKQEEAAPPPPAGPSEIDLLTEIRDALKK